The Candidatus Kryptonium sp. genome contains a region encoding:
- a CDS encoding cytochrome P460 family protein, whose amino-acid sequence MIRKAILILGIVLSVISFLFINLTAQSSSSVPYPEGYRNWVHVKSMIILPGHPLYEAFGGIHHIYANDKAIRGYKTGKFPDGSIIVFDLLEAKFENNTYVEGSRKVVGVMYKNSRKFKSTGGWGFEAFKGDTRERVVKNAEQDCFSCHASQESSDFVFSQYRK is encoded by the coding sequence ATGATTAGAAAAGCGATTTTGATTTTGGGCATCGTTTTAAGCGTGATTTCATTTTTATTTATCAATCTTACTGCTCAATCAAGTTCAAGTGTTCCATATCCGGAGGGATATCGGAATTGGGTTCATGTGAAGTCAATGATTATTTTGCCAGGGCATCCGCTTTATGAAGCATTTGGTGGAATTCATCATATATACGCTAATGATAAAGCAATTCGTGGTTATAAAACTGGAAAATTCCCAGATGGTTCAATTATCGTCTTTGATCTGCTTGAAGCAAAGTTTGAAAACAACACTTATGTTGAGGGCTCAAGGAAGGTTGTTGGGGTAATGTATAAAAACTCAAGAAAGTTCAAATCAACTGGTGGATGGGGCTTTGAAGCTTTCAAGGGCGATACAAGAGAAAGAGTGGTGAAAAACGCTGAGCAGGATTGTTTCTCTTGCCACGCATCTCAGGAATCGTCCGATTTTGTTTTTAGTCAGTATAGAAAGTAA